One Neosynechococcus sphagnicola sy1 genomic region harbors:
- a CDS encoding DUF790 family protein, whose product MLPTDLLIHRHRGEELTPIRLPINDSNLAIATNVIALFRQAQHQTQGELNRQLQELEGDSPNYRIKRGFAHLLKSAHCTFEILSPLEPEPLRQRVFSLAAQTTPSLQATPQILQQVAEKLSQELGRDVHPEQIRTGLYADLAENRMLTQFQEPTPESLLHRYNLAQVQGIFYRASHLILNVHRNDPGEYKLLFRYLKLFQLMAYIEGDADHGFTVTIDGPTSLFSPSTRYGLAIAKLIPALLHVTKWHLTATLQIKDAYTQRQRTPHFTLEPDADLVSHYPPGKPYDSMLEQSFAERWQALKTDWVLEREVDLIPIPGSVMIPDFRLVHPDGRSFLLEIVGYWRPEYLQKKFSQVRQSGCNHLILAISQRLNLEKAGVKLDNVPAHLIWFKDKLNPKEVLAAISP is encoded by the coding sequence ATGCTACCCACCGATCTGTTGATCCATCGCCATCGCGGTGAGGAACTAACCCCCATCCGTTTACCGATCAATGACTCGAATTTGGCGATCGCCACCAATGTGATAGCCCTGTTTCGCCAAGCCCAACATCAGACCCAGGGAGAACTCAACCGCCAACTGCAAGAACTGGAAGGGGACAGTCCCAACTACCGCATCAAACGGGGTTTTGCCCACCTGCTCAAAAGTGCCCACTGTACCTTTGAAATTCTCAGCCCCTTAGAGCCAGAACCCCTACGGCAAAGAGTCTTTAGCCTCGCAGCCCAGACTACCCCCAGTCTTCAAGCGACTCCCCAAATCCTCCAACAGGTGGCTGAGAAGTTAAGTCAGGAACTCGGGCGAGACGTTCATCCCGAACAGATTCGGACTGGTCTCTATGCGGATCTGGCTGAAAATCGGATGCTCACCCAATTCCAAGAACCCACCCCGGAGTCCCTGCTGCATCGTTATAACCTGGCACAGGTGCAGGGGATTTTCTACCGGGCCAGTCACCTGATCCTGAATGTCCACCGCAATGACCCCGGTGAGTATAAGCTGCTGTTTCGCTATCTGAAGCTGTTTCAACTCATGGCCTACATTGAAGGCGATGCCGATCATGGCTTCACCGTCACCATTGATGGCCCTACCAGCTTGTTTAGCCCCAGTACTCGCTATGGTTTGGCGATCGCCAAACTGATTCCAGCCTTGCTTCACGTCACCAAATGGCATTTGACCGCGACGCTGCAAATTAAAGATGCCTATACCCAAAGGCAGAGGACACCCCACTTTACCCTCGAACCAGATGCCGATTTGGTTTCCCACTATCCACCGGGCAAACCCTACGACAGTATGTTGGAGCAATCCTTTGCTGAACGCTGGCAAGCTCTGAAAACAGACTGGGTTCTGGAGCGAGAAGTGGATTTAATTCCTATTCCTGGTAGTGTGATGATTCCTGACTTTCGGCTGGTACACCCAGATGGCCGTAGCTTTTTGCTGGAAATTGTCGGCTACTGGCGACCGGAATATTTGCAGAAAAAATTCTCCCAGGTACGGCAGTCTGGCTGTAATCATCTGATTCTGGCAATTTCTCAACGGCTGAATCTAGAAAAAGCCGGGGTCAAGCTCGACAACGTGCCGGCTCACCTGATTTGGTTTAAGGATAAGTTAAACCCGAAGGAGGTGCTGGCGGCGATCTCACCATAA
- a CDS encoding orange carotenoid protein N-terminal domain-containing protein, translating to MPFTLESAQSIFAGTQVANLVPSTVEAFNQLSAEDQLALIWFAYTEMGSTITVAAPGAANMMFAQGILEQIKQMPPAAQTQVMCDLVNRADTPICRSYAAFSMNLKLGFWNQLGEWMEAGLVPPIPQGYKLSSQANTVLTAIRNADSGQQITILRNIVVDMGFDPNAPGSYKKVVDPVIAPTAVANRTQISIEGVNHPTVLGYINNMNANDFEGAVNLFAANGALQPPFQKPIVGQEAILAYMREECPGLKMMPERGIVEATEEGYIPIKVTGKVQTPLVWFQCWDEYRLAILTGSPR from the coding sequence ATGCCATTTACCCTCGAATCTGCCCAGTCTATTTTTGCTGGTACTCAGGTTGCTAACCTGGTTCCATCTACGGTTGAAGCATTTAATCAACTTAGTGCTGAGGATCAACTGGCTTTAATCTGGTTTGCTTATACCGAGATGGGGAGCACCATTACCGTTGCCGCCCCCGGTGCAGCCAATATGATGTTTGCCCAAGGGATTCTGGAGCAAATTAAGCAAATGCCCCCGGCTGCTCAGACCCAGGTAATGTGCGATTTAGTCAACCGTGCCGACACACCGATCTGTCGTTCCTATGCCGCCTTCAGCATGAACCTGAAGCTAGGCTTTTGGAATCAATTGGGAGAATGGATGGAGGCAGGTTTGGTTCCCCCCATTCCTCAGGGTTACAAGCTGTCCTCTCAGGCGAATACCGTGCTAACGGCCATCCGCAATGCCGATTCAGGCCAACAAATTACGATCCTGCGGAACATTGTCGTCGATATGGGATTTGACCCCAATGCACCGGGGAGTTACAAAAAAGTAGTCGATCCGGTCATTGCTCCGACTGCCGTGGCAAACCGGACTCAAATTAGCATCGAAGGAGTTAACCACCCCACCGTCTTGGGCTATATCAATAACATGAATGCCAACGACTTCGAAGGAGCGGTCAACCTATTTGCTGCGAATGGTGCCCTGCAGCCTCCTTTCCAAAAACCGATTGTGGGTCAAGAAGCCATTCTTGCCTATATGCGAGAAGAATGTCCGGGCTTGAAGATGATGCCAGAGCGGGGCATAGTTGAAGCCACCGAAGAAGGTTATATACCAATCAAGGTGACAGGCAAGGTTCAAACCCCCCTGGTTTGGTTCCAGTGTTGGGATGAATATCGCTTGGCGATTCTTACTGGATCCCCAAGGTAA